The following coding sequences lie in one Isoptericola variabilis 225 genomic window:
- the tyrS gene encoding tyrosine--tRNA ligase, whose amino-acid sequence MTDVLDELHWRGLVAQTTDEAALRDALSEGPVTYYAGFDPTAQSLHVGHLVQLLNMRRVQMAGHKPLALVGGATGLIGDPRPTTERSMQSRDVVAGWVERIRAQIEPFLDFEGPYAARMVNNLDWTGEMSAIDFLRDVGKHFRVGTMISKDIVARRLRSDEGISYTEFSYQVLQGMDFRELYTRFGCTLQMGGNDQWGNLLAGVELIRKTEGVAAHALTSPLITKADGSKMGKSEGGAVWLDPELTSPYAFYQFWLNTADADVVRYLKVFTFRTRDEIAELEQAVAERPFAREAQRTLASDVTTLVHGQGATDAVIAASQALFGRGDLGSLDARTLGAAVAELPRTTAKAGDLVVDAFVGSGLVASKAAARRAIAEGGAYVNNVKVTSEEQVLEPDDLLHGRYAVLRRGKKTLAVAVAE is encoded by the coding sequence GTGACCGACGTTCTCGACGAGCTGCACTGGCGAGGCCTGGTGGCGCAGACCACCGACGAGGCCGCGCTGCGCGACGCGCTCTCGGAGGGCCCGGTCACCTATTACGCGGGCTTCGACCCGACCGCCCAGAGCCTGCACGTCGGCCACCTCGTCCAGCTGCTCAACATGCGGCGCGTCCAGATGGCCGGGCACAAGCCGCTCGCGCTCGTCGGCGGGGCCACCGGTCTCATCGGCGACCCCCGCCCGACGACCGAGCGGTCGATGCAGTCGCGCGACGTCGTCGCGGGCTGGGTCGAGCGCATCCGGGCCCAGATCGAGCCGTTCCTCGACTTCGAGGGCCCGTACGCGGCGCGCATGGTCAACAACCTGGACTGGACCGGCGAGATGTCGGCGATCGACTTCCTGCGCGACGTCGGCAAGCACTTCCGGGTCGGCACGATGATCTCGAAGGACATCGTGGCGCGCCGCCTGCGCTCGGACGAGGGCATCAGCTACACCGAGTTCAGCTACCAGGTCCTGCAGGGCATGGACTTCCGCGAGTTGTACACGCGGTTCGGCTGCACGCTGCAGATGGGCGGCAACGACCAGTGGGGCAACCTGCTGGCCGGCGTCGAGCTCATCCGCAAGACCGAGGGCGTCGCGGCCCACGCGCTGACGTCGCCGCTCATCACCAAGGCGGACGGCTCGAAGATGGGCAAGTCGGAGGGCGGGGCGGTCTGGCTCGACCCCGAGCTCACGAGCCCGTACGCCTTCTACCAGTTCTGGCTCAACACCGCCGACGCCGACGTGGTGCGGTACCTCAAGGTGTTCACGTTCCGCACGCGCGACGAGATCGCCGAGCTCGAGCAGGCGGTCGCAGAGCGCCCGTTCGCCCGCGAGGCGCAGCGCACGCTCGCGTCGGACGTGACGACGCTCGTCCACGGCCAGGGCGCGACCGACGCCGTCATCGCGGCGAGCCAGGCGCTCTTCGGACGGGGCGACCTCGGCTCGCTCGACGCCCGCACGCTCGGCGCGGCGGTCGCGGAGCTGCCGCGGACGACGGCGAAGGCCGGCGACCTCGTCGTCGACGCGTTCGTCGGCTCGGGCCTCGTCGCCTCGAAGGCGGCGGCGCGGCGCGCGATCGCCGAGGGGGGCGCGTACGTGAACAACGTCAAGGTCACCTCGGAGGAGCAGGTCCTCGAGCCCGACGACCTGCTGCACGGCCGCTACGCCGTGCTGCGCCGCGGGAAGAAGACGCTCGCGGTGGCCGTCGCCGAGTGA
- a CDS encoding uridine kinase, producing MTVPPPVLDRLVRRVHDAAPRLPGPGAPEPWRRTRLVCVDGPAGSGKSTLATQLAVAFACPVVHLDDLYEGWEAGPDGGAARLREWVLEPLAAGRPGRYRRYDWHAGAYAEEHVVERAPVLVVEGCGAAARQVDPWASLRVWVEADDTERLRRGLARDGEAARGHWLRWMADEAAHYAREQTRARADVHLDGFGEEVSAW from the coding sequence GTGACCGTCCCGCCACCGGTGCTCGACCGGCTGGTGCGGCGCGTGCACGACGCCGCGCCGCGCCTGCCCGGTCCGGGTGCGCCCGAGCCGTGGCGCCGCACGCGCCTCGTGTGCGTCGACGGGCCGGCCGGGTCGGGCAAGTCCACGCTCGCGACCCAGCTCGCCGTCGCGTTCGCGTGCCCGGTCGTGCACCTCGACGACCTGTACGAGGGCTGGGAGGCCGGTCCCGACGGGGGCGCGGCCCGGCTGCGCGAGTGGGTGCTCGAGCCGCTCGCGGCCGGGCGCCCCGGTCGCTACCGGCGCTACGACTGGCACGCCGGCGCGTACGCCGAGGAGCACGTCGTGGAGCGCGCCCCCGTGCTCGTCGTCGAGGGGTGCGGCGCGGCGGCGCGCCAGGTCGACCCCTGGGCGTCGCTGCGGGTCTGGGTCGAGGCCGACGACACCGAGCGGCTGCGCCGCGGGCTCGCGCGCGACGGCGAGGCGGCGCGCGGCCACTGGCTGCGGTGGATGGCCGACGAGGCCGCCCACTACGCTCGCGAGCAGACCAGGGCCCGGGCCGACGTCCACCTGGACGGGTTCGGCGAGGAGGTGAGTGCGTGGTGA
- a CDS encoding DNA-3-methyladenine glycosylase: MVSAAVPEETPTPWQVPGRAWYVRDVHDVARDLLGAYVTRRTAQGDVTLRLTEVEAYAGAVDPASHAYRGRTERNRSMFGEPGRLYVYRHLGLHHCVNVVCGPPGTASAVLLRAGEVVDGVELARGRRTASGRCDSDRQIARGPARLTVALAIDRDDDGADVTDVAGAVVVHLPVAPLLRTIAQGPRVGVSGPGASAEEYPWRYWLVGEPTVSAYRPVARRVR, encoded by the coding sequence GTGGTGAGCGCCGCGGTCCCCGAGGAGACGCCCACGCCCTGGCAGGTCCCGGGCCGCGCCTGGTACGTCCGCGACGTGCACGACGTCGCCCGCGACCTGCTCGGCGCGTACGTCACGCGCCGCACCGCCCAGGGCGACGTCACGCTGCGCCTGACCGAGGTCGAGGCCTACGCCGGCGCGGTCGACCCGGCGTCGCACGCCTACCGCGGCCGCACCGAGCGCAACAGGTCGATGTTCGGCGAGCCCGGGCGGCTCTACGTCTACCGCCACCTCGGCCTGCACCACTGCGTCAACGTCGTGTGCGGACCGCCCGGCACGGCCTCGGCCGTGCTGCTGCGCGCCGGCGAGGTCGTCGACGGCGTCGAGCTCGCGCGCGGCCGGCGCACCGCGAGCGGCCGGTGCGACTCCGACCGCCAGATCGCGCGCGGCCCCGCGCGGCTCACCGTCGCGCTCGCGATCGACCGGGACGACGACGGCGCCGACGTCACCGACGTCGCGGGGGCCGTCGTCGTGCACCTGCCGGTCGCCCCGCTGCTGCGCACGATCGCGCAGGGGCCGCGCGTCGGCGTGAGCGGGCCCGGCGCGAGCGCCGAGGAGTACCCGTGGCGCTACTGGCTCGTCGGCGAGCCGACCGTCTCGGCGTACCGGCCGGTGGCCCGCCGGGTGCGCTGA
- the argH gene encoding argininosuccinate lyase — protein MSGATPGADGANVALWGGRFAGGPSPELAALSRSTQFDWALAAYDVRGSKAHAKVLHAAGLLDDDELERMHAALDRLAADVASGAFVAAPEDEDVHTALERGLLERAGEELGGKLRAGRSRNDQIATLVRLYLRDNARLLARQLVDLVDELIAQAEAAGEAVMPGRTHLQHAQPVLLAHHLLAHAWPLLRDVDRLIDWDVRAARSPYGSGALAGSSLGLDPAAVAAELGFDGPVENSIDGTAARDVVAEFAFVAAMIGVDLSRLSEEIILWNTKEFGFVRLDDAWSTGSSIMPQKKNPDIAELARGKAGRLVGDLTGLLTTLKGLPLAYNRDLQEDKEPVFDQVATLTVLLPAFAGMVRTLTFDTARMAELAPQGFSLATDVAEWLVREGVPFRVAHEVAGACVRVCEERGIELWDLSDADLAAISEHLTPEVRSVLTVEGSVASRDAVGGTAPARVAEQLQAAKERATEYRFWAEG, from the coding sequence ATGAGCGGCGCGACGCCGGGCGCCGACGGCGCGAACGTCGCGCTCTGGGGCGGCCGCTTCGCGGGCGGCCCGTCGCCCGAGCTCGCGGCGCTGTCGAGGTCGACCCAGTTCGACTGGGCGCTCGCGGCGTACGACGTGCGCGGCTCCAAGGCGCACGCCAAGGTCCTGCACGCCGCCGGGCTGCTCGACGACGACGAGCTCGAGCGCATGCACGCGGCCCTCGACCGGCTCGCGGCCGACGTCGCGTCGGGCGCGTTCGTCGCCGCGCCCGAGGACGAGGACGTGCACACCGCGCTCGAGCGCGGCCTGCTCGAGCGTGCCGGCGAGGAGCTGGGCGGCAAGCTGCGCGCCGGCCGGTCGCGCAACGACCAGATCGCCACGCTCGTGCGGCTCTACCTCCGCGACAACGCGCGCCTCCTCGCGCGCCAGCTCGTCGACCTCGTCGACGAGCTCATCGCGCAGGCCGAGGCCGCGGGCGAGGCCGTGATGCCCGGGCGCACGCACCTGCAGCACGCCCAGCCGGTGCTGCTCGCGCACCACCTGCTGGCGCACGCGTGGCCGCTGCTGCGCGACGTCGACCGCCTCATCGACTGGGACGTGCGCGCCGCCCGGTCGCCGTACGGGTCGGGGGCGCTCGCGGGGTCGTCGCTCGGGCTCGACCCGGCGGCGGTCGCGGCCGAGCTCGGCTTCGACGGGCCGGTCGAGAACTCGATCGACGGCACCGCCGCGCGCGACGTCGTCGCCGAGTTCGCGTTCGTCGCGGCGATGATCGGCGTCGACCTGTCGCGCCTGTCCGAGGAGATCATCCTCTGGAACACCAAGGAGTTCGGCTTCGTGCGGCTCGACGACGCCTGGTCGACCGGGTCGAGCATCATGCCGCAGAAGAAGAACCCCGACATCGCCGAGCTCGCGCGCGGCAAGGCCGGGCGCCTCGTCGGCGACCTCACGGGCCTACTCACGACGCTCAAGGGCCTGCCGCTCGCGTACAACCGCGACCTGCAGGAGGACAAGGAGCCCGTCTTCGACCAGGTCGCCACGCTGACCGTGCTGCTGCCCGCGTTCGCAGGCATGGTGCGCACGCTGACGTTCGACACCGCCCGGATGGCCGAGCTGGCCCCGCAGGGCTTCTCGCTCGCGACCGACGTCGCGGAGTGGCTCGTGCGCGAGGGCGTCCCGTTCCGCGTCGCGCACGAGGTGGCCGGGGCGTGCGTGCGCGTCTGCGAGGAGCGCGGCATCGAGCTGTGGGACCTGTCCGACGCCGACCTGGCCGCCATCTCCGAGCACCTGACCCCCGAGGTGCGCTCGGTGCTCACGGTCGAGGGCTCGGTCGCGTCGCGCGACGCCGTCGGCGGGACCGCGCCCGCGCGCGTCGCCGAGCAGCTCCAGGCGGCCAAGGAGCGGGCCACCGAGTACCGCTTCTGGGCCGAGGGCTGA